From the Odocoileus virginianus isolate 20LAN1187 ecotype Illinois chromosome 20, Ovbor_1.2, whole genome shotgun sequence genome, the window TCGGACCCGCACTTGACCCAGAGGACTGGTGGAGCTACAAGGATAATCTCCAGGGAAACTTCGTGCCAGGTGCAGCCAGGGCGGGGACTCTGGAGTCTGGGCTGCCGGGCGCTTTCTTCCTGAGACCCAGAagtcctctccttcctgcccgCCCTCCCCACGCCCCAGACCCGAGGGTCCcggccccttcctccctcctcaggAGGCCCAGCTTCTGAACCCGAGTGGCTCAGCATGGGACATTATACATGCGCATTTCAAGTAGTGAGTGGGAGTGACTGGAAGGTAACAGTGTGGGGgtggaagagtgtgtgtgtgtgtttcctgggAAAGAGGCAGGTAGGTCCTGGCTCTTGCTGAGAACCAGAGATTCAGTGGCCCCGTTCCCccgcctcctcctgccctctcttgCAACTCCTTCCTACTTCATTCATTATCCGGCTGTGGGACAAGGAGACTGAAAGAACTACAACTCCCATGACCTCCGGGGCAGGCCGGCAGCGAATGGGCTGTTTGGCAGTCCCGGGGCCTGGTGGGAGTTGTAGTTTCTTCCCCCAATGACAATTTAAGATAGGTTTGATCAAAGAGACTTGGAGgtgttgggggttgggggtgggggggggtcccTAGGAAACGCCTCCAAGATTCTTCTAGGACCCCAGGATTCTGgatcccagccccctcctccctcagagccAGGAGTCCAGATTCCCAGCCCTTCCTCTCCTGGGATCTGGGAATCCAGACAACAGCCTTCGTGGCGGGCCCCAGTCTAGAGATCCAGTCCttatttctgacttctttttctccctaTCCCACCTCGGCTCCCAGGACCTCCCTTCTGGGGCCTGGTGAACGCAGCCTGGAGCCTCTGTGCCGTGGGGAAGCGTCAGAGCCCCGTGGATGTGGAGCTGAAGAGGGTCCTCTATGACCCCTTTCTGCCCCCGCTGAGACTCAGCACCGGGGGAGAAAAGGTAAGGGACCTGGTGGGTGGGGTTACCGAATCTACTGGGGCGGGGCCTGAATGGGGATCGGGGGTGGAGCTTTGAGTTGGGAGGCTAGCCTTGGGGGAGGAGGTCTACTCTCTCCGTAGAGAGGAGGCTAGTTACTTTCGCAAATGATCACCGATTCTTCCTTCCGCAAACATGGCTCCTAGTCTTCCCCTCTCTTAGAAGCAATGGTAAAACAGATCGTCTCCTGGGTCAGGCACTGTTTTCAAACTTGATGAATCCTCTAATCTTCACAGCACCACGAaataggtgctattattatctttattttatggatacagaaactgaggcacagagaggttaagttagctacctgaggtcacacagccagagagTGCCAGGGCTGGGATTCAGACCTCGGCAACGTAGTTCCAGAATCCACGCTCTTGCCCGCGTTGCAATATTATTTCTTAGAAGAGCTGGCACTCCCTGGTCACCCAGCCAAAAGTCTCAGAGCTTCCCCATCCCATTTCCTCCCTCACTTCCGTTTCCCCCCTCACTTCCGTTTCCCATCCGTTCCCTTTCTAGTTTTCCTGCTAAATAGCATTCACTTCTTGTCCCTCCACTGGTCCCACCATCATCTTGCATTGGGACTGATGCTATAGCATCTTTGCTGGCTTGCTTCTCTGCCTCCTGCAACCCATTCTCCATCCCACAGATAGAGAGATGTTTACAAACATAAACTGGATCATACCACTCTCTCCTACTCAAAATCTTTCTGTTAGGATAAGTAATGACAGCATACATTTACACAGCACTTAGCCTGTGCCCGGTACTGTGCCAAATGTGTTATATCtattcaattatttaaattaaaaacacaaaataccctATCATTGCCCATAAGGCTCTGCACCACCCAGCTCCCATCACCACACTCTCCTTTGCTTACTGGGCTCTGGTCCCAGGCTTCTTCACTGTTATTAAAATAggccacctcagggcctttgcacagactGTTCCCCCTTCTGGAATACCCTTCTCCTCACTCCTCGCAAATAACCCCTCCTTATCTTTCAGGTCACCattcaaatgtcacttcctcttGGAAGCCATTCCTGACACCCCACCCCTACTCCATTCTCtgggtttccttttattttttggccgtgctgcTTGCAaattcttagttccccaaccagggactgacaCCCAGGCCCCGGCAGTGGGAGCAcagaagtcctaaccactggaccaccagagaattccctcggTTTTCCACTTATTAGAACTCCCAATGCTCCTCAGTGTGGGCATAGGATGTAATTAATTAAGCATTTACTTATATGattcagtatttattgtttcTCCTTCATTCGAACAGAAGCTCCATGAGCTCCAGAGTTTTTGTTTACTTGCTCATGGCTCTCTCCCCCTGGCATCCATGGCACACAGTAgcagctcaataaatacttgttaattAAATTCACCACTACTGAGCATCTACCAAGGATCAGCCCAGAGCCTTGAAAGACATTAGTGTTCAAActattcagttccgttcagtcgctcagtcgtgtccgactctttgtggccccatggactgcagcacaccaggcctccctgtccatcaccaactcccggagtttacccaaactcatgtccattgagtcggtgatgccatccaaccatctcatcctctgtcgtccccttctcctcccgccttcaatctttcccagcatcaaggtcttttccaatgttcaAACTATGCCGAATGATTAAATGGATATTGGCTGTGGGAAATGTATGAATGGAAAAGAGTCGGGAAAAGATTTCTCTCATTCCCATGACCGCCTCCGCCTCCCCCACAGCTCCGCGGAACTCTGTACAACACCGGTCGCCATGTCTCCTTCCTGCCTGCGCCCCGGCCTGTGGTTAATGTGTCTGGGGGGCCCCTCCTTTATAGCCACCGACTCAGTGAACTGCGGCTGCTATTTGGAGCACGTGATGGAGCTGGCTCTGAACACCAGATCAACCATCAGGGTTTCTCTGCTGAGGTGACGGCCACTGAGCTCTGACCCCTGACCCTCGACCTTCACTCTAAGTCAACCAaattcctcccacctcctgcatgcatgctcagacgCTCaactgtctctttgcaaccccatggacggtagcccaccaggctcctctgtccaagggatcctccctgcaagaatactggagggggttgccatttcctcctccaggggatcttcccgactcagggattgaacccacatctcctgcattggcaggtggattctttaccactggggtggccacctgggaagccctcctcccacctcaccctcctcttttttttcctttaaaattttttaaaatttatttttaaattaaggataattgctttatagaatttggttgttttctgttgaacatcagtatgaatcagccatagtcaCCCTCCTTTTCATCCCTCATCCCATCTTCCTCCACGGAATCCACAGCCCACCCCCCCCACCTTGTGAGCACTAATCCTTAACCTGACTTGGAACCCCAAAGTTGCTCCCGTTGCCCATCCTGCCCTCCCCTTCTTCCAGGGGACCCCACTCTCTGTGCTTCCCTCTTAGGTGCAGCTCATCCACTTCAACCAAGAACTCTATGGGAACCTCAGCGCCGCCACCCGGGGCCCCAATGGCCTGGCCATTCTCAGCCTCTTTGTCAATGTGAGcccagggaggaaaggagagtctGGACCTGGGGTCTGAGAAGAGGGAGCTAGGAGGCCCAGTCTTTGGGGTCCTAGGGGAGGAAGGGATTGGGGAAGCTTGGGTTTCTGGGTTCCTCTCTCTTCACTGCATACCTCCACACAGGTGGCTGGCAGCTCAAACCCGTTCCTCAGCCGCCTCCTTAACCGTGACACCATCACCCGCATCTCCTATAAGAGTAAGTCCCTGGgcacttgggggaggggggcggtgcgGGGGGGTGGATGGATGGGGGATGGTTTATGCACATAGGGGAGTTCTGCAGGGACATCCGTCTTCACTCTGACCTGATATTCCTGCAGATGatgcctactttcttcaagatTTGAGCCTGGAGCTCCTGTTCCCTGAGTCCTTTGGCTTCATCACCTATCAGGGCTCTCTCAGCACCCCACCCTGCTCGGAGACTGTTACCTGGATCCTCATTGACAGGGCCCTCAATATCACCTCCCTCCAGGTGACCCTGTCAGCCCATTTCCCCCCCTCCCTGCCAGCCCCCAACCCGTTCCTTGGCCTGGGTGCCCCCTTGCCTCACCTACCCTTTTACCCTCGCTTGACAGGGAACTGGAGGGGGATTCGAGGGTCCGACAGTCCTGGGGCTGTCGGGGGCGGGGCTGAGAAAGACCCCGCCCACCCGCCTCCAGGGGCGGGGCTTCCTGCCCGCTGCTTCCAGGATTATTCATTACTCACTCCCAGTTTCCCACCCCGCTTTCGTGGCAGATGCACTCCCTGAGACTTCTGAGCCAGAATCCTCCGTCCCAGATCTTCCAGAGCCTCAGCGGTAACGGCCGGCCCCTGCAGCCCTTGGCCCACAGGGCCTTGAGGGGCAACAGGGACCCCCGGCACCCCGAGAGGCGCTGCCGAGGCCCCAACTACCGCCTGCATGGTATGATGCAGTCTGCAACCCCTTCCACGTCTTGGTCTAACCCACCTATGTGTCTCCCCTTGATGTTTCAATATGATGCAGTCCAACCCCTCCCTTGCTGCTTCTGTGTGACCCAGCCTCCTGAACTCTCCCTCGCTCTTTCTCCCTTTGTGTCAAAGTGGTACAGCCCACCTTCCTGTCATAGACCATTGCAGGTCCGTGATTTGCTATTTTTCACTCTGCCTGCAAATTGCAACTCGCAACTCGGTGTATAACCCGAGCCCCCTGGTTTCCTTATGGTACGATCCTGTACTGGTCCGTGGTTCTTATAACTAGGGCTTTCCGAAATGGTACAGCCCAGACCCTTTCCCCGGTTTTCATGAGGTACAACCCTATACTGTTCCATAATCTGGCACGTcccttactggaaaaaaaaaaaaaaaaaaaaacacaacgtGGTACACTCCCCTTTTCCCCCTACTGCCTCCTCGTGGTTCAGTCCCGTGATCTAGTCCACCTCTCTGGCTTGTCAACATGGTACAGCCCAGACCTCCCCATGAATACCTTCACGTAGTTCAGCCTAATGCTGAAACTGGATGTCCCTATTCCACCCTCCTGCTGCCCCGCTATGGTTCAGCCCAGTGCCAGGCAACCTGGCCGTTTCCCCCAGCTTGTCAACCTGGTACATTCCGATTCACCCCTTTGCAGCCTCCCTGTGGTAGAGCCCCGCGTGGcccacaccccccccccgccccctacCCGCCCCTTGCACGCCCCCTGCAAGGTCCATCCTATCTTGCCCTAAACTAACGTCCTCTACCCATGTCATCTTACAGTGGATGGTGCCCCCCATGGTCGCTGAGACTCCCCATCGAGGACTGCGCCTGCCTTTCCCAAGCCTCCCCACAAGGGGAGGGTAGTCACCCCCAAAACAAAGCTATTAAAGGGACAGAATACTTCCTGTATCTCCGTGGTCTCATTCTAGGCATGGCGGGGAAACATTTGGGTACTAAAGAATAGTAGCCTTCTTCTAGAAACCATCGCCCTCTTCCTAAACCCCACTAGTCGATTTTTTGGCTTCCGGTTTCCCGAGTTACTTGGATGTGTGGCTCCTTTAAGCAGTgcttctcccctcccacccagttACCCACCCTCCCGGGCAGGCAGCACGCGCAGAGCCATGTGCTTCCCCCTCCCGTCTGCCTCATTGGCCCGAACTGGGTCACGGTCCCGCCCCCAGAGCCATCTCCCATTGGGTAAATGTAGGTCAGGGTCCCGCCTCCCTCCAAAAGGCGAGGTAACTTCACGCTCTGAACCCCTCTCTCGCACTTCTGGGCCTTGGCGGATCCAGGGGTCCCATTGGCTGTGCGTCTAGAGGGGTCAGGACGCGATTGGCCCGCGCTTTCAGCTGGAGGGAGGCACGCGGCTGGGGTGCAAGGCCAGAGTCGGGTGGGGGCTGAGAGGAGGGGTGTGCTCTGTGGCGTCGGGTGTTttggtttggctttttttttttttttttccgcgaAAGAAGTTTGCTTTGGCCACGCCTCAAGGCAGCCGCCTCCCGCTGCCCTCTCCCCCGGCGGTCCGCGCACACCTCTCGGTGCAGATTGCAAAGCTCCTTCCTTGGAGAGAGCCGCCGATTTTGCAAGAGCCAGGCTCGCCCACCTTGTAGAAGGAGCGCCTTGTGTCCCCCTGAACTCTCAGTTGCAAAGAGCCGGCCGCCTGATTTGATCACCCCCTCACCCAGACTGTATGCTCTTCTGGGACCCTCTTGAGTTGCACGTTTCTGCACCAAGGACTGCAAATCCCCGTCGCTCCTAGGATTTGCAGTATTCTGGATACTGGAGGCTTGCAAGCTACGCTCGCCCGCCTCTGGGCAGACACTTGCCCGAACCATCGGAGTGTGCCGCTGACTGGCAAGCCAGCTGTTCGCCTCTCCATGAATCCGTGAGCCTGCGGGCAGGTGCCAGGCGATGGCGCGGCCTGTGAGCGACAGGACCCCGGCccccctgctgctgggaggcccgACTGGAGCCCCCCCTGGTGGGGGAGCGCTGCTTGGGCTGCGAAGCCTTCTGCAGGGGACCAGCAAGCCCAAAGAACCAACTAGCTGTGAGTTCTAGCCCCCATCTCACCCAACTCAGACACCGTAATCCCTTAGGGACTCAAGTGCGGGGAGGGGTCCCCAGCTACCTTCTAAGTGCCAAGAGTCCATCCTCTTTAAATACCCAAAGTCCAACCTTTAAATACCCAAATACTTAGGTGTTTAGACCCCTAGGTCCCAGGACCCAAAAGTACCGGCCCTCATGCCAGTCCACCCGAGGCCTCAAGATTCTAGGCCCCAGCCCCGTCTTCCTTCTGGTTCCGAGCGCCTGGACCCCTGGGGtccagggagaagggagggggtgTGTCGAAGGCTCACACGGTTGTTACACGGGCTTGGGCGGGGCCTCCTGGGGTCACATGGCGTCTAGGGATGAGGAATGTGCCCCAGGAATAGagccccttcctgcccccttAAAGAGTGTGGAGGCGGGGAGAAGAGGGTACTGTGCgccgggtgtgtgtgtggtgggggggagggggttgtaGATTACAGAgtggtcatttttttctctcacctGCCCAACCCTCCACCTACCTCTGTCTGAATTTCCGCTCCCCTTCCTGGGTCTCTTTCCCCATCCCTCTTTGCATCCGTGTCCTCGGCTCTTTCTGAGTCTCCGCCCCTCTCTTGGTCCACCGTCCCCGTCTCTGTTCTTGCTTTCTGGGTCTCTCTccgtctctgagcctctgtttcctcctctctctgGGTCCTTGCTCTCGTTCTCCggtctctctcccacctcccttctgtGTACCCGCTGTCTGGATCTCTGCGGTGCGGGGATCTATCCCCTCGTTCCTCGCGTTTCTCTCCACTCGGAGTTGATTCTTTATCTCTTATcttatcttcctcttcctccccaccctgccctctctctttccctggcCCGCAGGTCTCCTGAAGGAAAAGGAGCGCAAGGCGCCCCCGCCAGCGCCAACAGTCCCCGGGCCGGGCCTGGAGACGGCGGGCCCGGCGGATGCTTCGGCTGGGGCGGTGGTGGGCGGCGGGTCCCCTAGGGGACGCCCGGGGGCTGCGCCCGGCCCGGGTTTGTTGGCGCCGCTACTGTGGGAGCGGACACTGCCGTTCGGCGACGTGGAGTACGTGGACCTGGACGCCTTCCTGCTGGAGCACGGGCTCCCTCCCAGCCCGCCGCCCCCGGGCGGCCCGTCGCCAGCGCCCTCACCGGTGCGCACTCCCGCACCCTCCCCGGGGCCCGGCTCCTGCGGCTCGGCCTCCCCTCGCTCTTCGCCCGGGCACGCCCCCGCCCGGGCTGCCCTCGGGGCCGCCGGCGGCCACCGCGCAGGTGCGACTGCGGGGGCGAGGCAGGGCCGGTTGGGTGGGGCTTGGGCTCCAGAGGGCGGGGCTGTGCGACAAGGGTTTGGCACGGTGGTTCTGGGGCTGCTTGCCCGAAGTCCGTGACTCCTAATCGGGAGACGTCAAGAGATGTGTCCAGATTTTGTGTTCCTTAGTGGATCAGGGAACTGGGTCTCCCGGACCCCTATAGGAGATGAGGGACTTGGGACCCCAAGTTCCAGGAAGCCTGCCCAGTGGTGAGGTCGTGTGAACTTTTATGTGGGACGTGAGGACAAAGGGTCTGAATACTCGAGGAGTCGGGACTGAGATTCCAGAACACCGGAGTTATTTACCGGAGTTTATTCTGGACTGCGCCCCAAAATCTGGGCCCGGAATCGGTGCAACTGGGGTAGGGCCGGAACTCCTAGGCCCTTTGCGAGAAAGACAAGGGCTGGGCACAGACCTGTTTCTCCAGGACAAAAGGGACTGGCGGCCCTGCTTTCTCGGTCCCCCTAGTGGAGAGAGGCGGGCACCCCGGATCCCGGGAGTCCTTCAGAAGGGATCGTCGTCCTAGGTCTTTCATTGACTGGGGCAAGGACTGAGCTTTCTATATTCCTGCAAGGGGTGCCCTGGGGTCCCAGAATCGTGCTTATCCCAGTGGCGAGAATGTCTGGGACCTGAGAACTTAGAGGGGGGCCGTCCTCGAGTGTTCCGTGAGAGCAGAGGGGCCTTGAGGTTGAGAGCTGAGACcccagaaagcaagaggaaaggTGGGCACCCTGGGGTTGCCAGGGTCGGACAGCAGGTCGGGGATTCCCGGACACACCTGATCCTGGTCCCGACCTCCCTGCAGGACTAAAGCCCTCCCCTTCCCAGCCGCACATTCCCGCGCCACGTGAGTCCTCCTCCCTGCTCCGTGCTTCGCGCACGCGCGATCACGAGAGAGGGGGCGGGACTGGAGAAACGTGAGGGCGCCTGTGGCGGCAGCgctgggggggggtgggagggcggGAAGCAGGCGCCAGCACGTGACTCGGCCCTGAACCTGTGTCCTCAGTTGGCCCCGACTGGCGCTCTCTTAAAGATACAGGCAGTCTTTACGCTTGAACCAACCTCATTATGCTTCCTCACTCTTCGGACTTAATAACTCTTAAGAAGCTAACTTGAAGTGTCATCAGGACACTTTTCCTTGGGATCTAGGCTTTGGTCGGGGATTCAGTTAAGAAGGGTAGGACTGTAGGAAAGAAGCTAACTCTAAAGTCCTGAGGTTTTTAGAAGCAATGATCCAGGTTCTTGTGCTACTTAGGGCAAGTCACATAGCATTGGGCCTTGGTTTTCCTGTGTAGCAAGTGGGAGTTGGTTTCATGACTGCTAAGCATCTTTGTGGCTTAGGGAaccttcatattttatattaggGAGGTTAATCCCTGGTGGGCTTTATGTTTGACCCCATAAAGGACCTTCCTTGGTAGCCTTTGGGGAACCCCTTTCCCCAAATAATTACGCCCTCAGGTGGTACATTCTATTTCCCCAAGGTCTGACCTCTCGGGACACACCCAGCCCTGTGGACCCAGATACGGTGGAGGTGCTTATGACCTTTGAGCCTGACCCAGCAGATTTAGCCCTGTCCAGCATTCCCGGCCATGAGACCTTTGACCCTCGGAGACACCGCTTCTCCGAAGAGGAACTCAAGCCCCAGCCAATCATGAA encodes:
- the CA11 gene encoding carbonic anhydrase-related protein 11 isoform X1, which produces MGAAARLSAPRALVLWAALGAAAHIGPALDPEDWWSYKDNLQGNFVPGPPFWGLVNAAWSLCAVGKRQSPVDVELKRVLYDPFLPPLRLSTGGEKLRGTLYNTGRHVSFLPAPRPVVNVSGGPLLYSHRLSELRLLFGARDGAGSEHQINHQGFSAEVQLIHFNQELYGNLSAATRGPNGLAILSLFVNVAGSSNPFLSRLLNRDTITRISYKNDAYFLQDLSLELLFPESFGFITYQGSLSTPPCSETVTWILIDRALNITSLQMHSLRLLSQNPPSQIFQSLSGNGRPLQPLAHRALRGNRDPRHPERRCRGPNYRLHVDGAPHGR
- the CA11 gene encoding carbonic anhydrase-related protein 11 isoform X2, translating into MGAAARLSAPRALVLWAALGAAGPPFWGLVNAAWSLCAVGKRQSPVDVELKRVLYDPFLPPLRLSTGGEKLRGTLYNTGRHVSFLPAPRPVVNVSGGPLLYSHRLSELRLLFGARDGAGSEHQINHQGFSAEVQLIHFNQELYGNLSAATRGPNGLAILSLFVNVAGSSNPFLSRLLNRDTITRISYKNDAYFLQDLSLELLFPESFGFITYQGSLSTPPCSETVTWILIDRALNITSLQMHSLRLLSQNPPSQIFQSLSGNGRPLQPLAHRALRGNRDPRHPERRCRGPNYRLHVDGAPHGR
- the DBP gene encoding D site-binding protein isoform X1; its protein translation is MARPVSDRTPAPLLLGGPTGAPPGGGALLGLRSLLQGTSKPKEPTSCLLKEKERKAPPPAPTVPGPGLETAGPADASAGAVVGGGSPRGRPGAAPGPGLLAPLLWERTLPFGDVEYVDLDAFLLEHGLPPSPPPPGGPSPAPSPVRTPAPSPGPGSCGSASPRSSPGHAPARAALGAAGGHRAGLTSRDTPSPVDPDTVEVLMTFEPDPADLALSSIPGHETFDPRRHRFSEEELKPQPIMKKARKIQVPEEQKDEKYWSRRYKNNEAAKRSRDARRLKENQISVRAAFLEKENALLRQEVVAVRQELSHYRAVLSRYQAQHGAL
- the DBP gene encoding D site-binding protein isoform X2, which translates into the protein MASRDEECAPGIEPLPAPLKSVEAGRRGYCAPGLLKEKERKAPPPAPTVPGPGLETAGPADASAGAVVGGGSPRGRPGAAPGPGLLAPLLWERTLPFGDVEYVDLDAFLLEHGLPPSPPPPGGPSPAPSPVRTPAPSPGPGSCGSASPRSSPGHAPARAALGAAGGHRAGLTSRDTPSPVDPDTVEVLMTFEPDPADLALSSIPGHETFDPRRHRFSEEELKPQPIMKKARKIQVPEEQKDEKYWSRRYKNNEAAKRSRDARRLKENQISVRAAFLEKENALLRQEVVAVRQELSHYRAVLSRYQAQHGAL